In one Leptospira yasudae genomic region, the following are encoded:
- a CDS encoding lipase family alpha/beta hydrolase: protein MRKVKLRILLTLAFLITNVIYASGGGSSSKPLSGTYPIVLAHGTLGWGNGSTITDYWGGNAAYLRNQGATVFTPTVTSLESSSARATQLKTQILAGLAANNYTGKIHIIGHSQGGLDSRYMIANLGMASKIASLTTLNTPHRGSPIANIMYSVIPSWALPYVSTIVGTVVQVVLGQSNQNASNALKMFTTANLTTFNANTPNSSAVKYFSYGSTITIPDLIQHPLMGLLQPICAIGGPFYGLSIANDGVVPDSSQRWGTWKGGPSIPLLTTGIDHLQAPNTLYLGQLWYNSNAYFLKMASNAKSNQ from the coding sequence ATGAGAAAAGTGAAACTTAGAATTTTGTTAACGTTAGCGTTTTTAATAACGAACGTTATATATGCATCCGGCGGCGGATCTTCGAGCAAGCCTCTTTCCGGAACTTACCCAATCGTCCTTGCTCACGGAACCCTGGGCTGGGGAAACGGATCAACCATCACTGACTATTGGGGCGGAAATGCCGCTTATTTGAGAAATCAAGGCGCGACCGTTTTTACTCCTACCGTAACCTCTCTTGAATCCAGTTCCGCTCGCGCGACTCAACTGAAAACGCAGATCTTAGCAGGACTCGCGGCCAACAATTACACCGGCAAAATTCATATCATCGGCCATTCTCAAGGCGGATTGGATTCCCGTTACATGATCGCAAACCTCGGAATGGCGAGCAAAATCGCTTCGCTTACTACGTTGAATACTCCTCACCGCGGAAGTCCGATCGCGAATATCATGTATTCCGTAATTCCAAGCTGGGCGTTACCTTACGTTTCCACAATCGTGGGAACCGTAGTTCAGGTCGTTTTAGGCCAATCCAACCAAAACGCTTCGAATGCTTTGAAGATGTTCACAACCGCAAATCTGACGACTTTCAATGCGAATACTCCAAACAGTTCCGCAGTGAAATACTTCTCTTACGGTTCGACAATTACGATTCCCGATCTGATTCAACACCCTCTGATGGGATTGTTACAACCTATCTGTGCGATCGGCGGACCTTTCTACGGACTCAGCATCGCAAACGACGGAGTCGTTCCCGATTCTTCTCAAAGATGGGGAACTTGGAAAGGCGGACCTTCGATTCCTCTTTTAACAACCGGGATCGATCACCTGCAAGCTCCGAATACTTTGTATCTCGGTCAACTCTGGTACAATTCCAACGCTTACTTCTTGAAGATGGCGTCTAACGCAAAAAGTAATCAGTAA
- a CDS encoding lipase family alpha/beta hydrolase: MKSVMRILSVVLVFFMTSVLSASGGGTGKPLSGSYPIVLAHGLFGWGNGSTVVDYWGGNAAYLRNQGATVLTPSVTALNSSASRASQLKTAILAAMAANNYTGKVHIIGHSQGGLDARYMVSNLSMSSKVASVTTLNTPHQGSPIANIVLAVIPSWALPYVSTIIETLAGVVYGDSSQNATAALKLLTTDGAKTFNASAPNASGVKYFSYGSTISVADLIQHPAMGLLHPICAIGAPFYGMSIANDGVVPDSSQRWGTWKGGPSIPLLTTGIDHLEATNALYLGQLWYDTNAYFLKMANNAKSNQ; the protein is encoded by the coding sequence ATGAAAAGTGTGATGAGAATATTAAGTGTTGTGCTTGTCTTCTTTATGACGAGCGTGTTGTCAGCCTCCGGTGGAGGAACGGGAAAACCGCTCTCCGGAAGTTATCCGATCGTTTTAGCTCACGGTTTGTTCGGTTGGGGAAACGGTTCTACGGTAGTCGACTATTGGGGAGGAAACGCGGCGTATCTTCGCAATCAAGGAGCAACCGTTCTAACTCCTTCCGTTACTGCGTTGAATTCCAGCGCAAGCAGAGCTTCTCAATTGAAGACGGCAATCCTCGCGGCAATGGCCGCAAACAATTACACCGGTAAAGTGCATATCATCGGCCACTCGCAAGGCGGATTGGATGCGCGTTACATGGTTTCGAATCTTTCCATGAGCAGCAAGGTTGCAAGCGTAACAACTCTGAATACTCCTCACCAAGGAAGTCCGATCGCAAACATCGTTTTGGCGGTGATCCCGAGCTGGGCTCTTCCTTACGTTTCCACGATTATCGAAACACTTGCGGGTGTGGTTTACGGAGATTCCAGCCAAAACGCGACCGCTGCGTTAAAATTGCTCACAACGGACGGAGCGAAAACGTTCAACGCCTCCGCGCCGAACGCTTCCGGAGTGAAGTATTTTTCTTACGGTTCGACGATCAGCGTGGCGGATCTGATTCAACATCCTGCTATGGGATTGCTCCATCCAATCTGTGCGATCGGCGCTCCTTTTTACGGGATGAGCATCGCAAACGACGGCGTCGTTCCCGATTCCTCTCAAAGATGGGGAACTTGGAAGGGAGGACCTTCTATCCCACTTTTAACGACCGGAATCGATCACCTGGAAGCGACCAACGCTCTCTACTTGGGACAACTCTGGTATGACACGAACGCTTACTTCTTGAAAATGGCTAACAACGCCAAATCCAATCAGTAA
- a CDS encoding TolC family protein, translated as MRYDSSSVFGRIPFSSADQIRSKQNIRKIIYSVFLILFLPFVSAYAESNETLDVPRIVGLAEKNSPLLLSLNADLESLFYQRKQQGKTQNPAVTVDYGQRSAANESGAEYALQFEQPIYFPGRKELRQLLVDNDSRIKEIQLAEASNSIRFNAVKFAYRYLVSAGKRNHVKERLRRLSILESYIRARPFITPQAKTDLFIIQRRILALRKHFNDLELDANKQYEAMNLYLMLESSPSLRIPFFSEGVKFDFNRLQTKAVSQNLSLMAAKGEIEKAKTELNLATLEKYPDYSIISQVGEDRSGVANRFYDFGLKFRIPVWDQFQNKISAAETNVKSKQGILQHQENLVKTSFKQAFLDYEQSKINLRLYDLSKLDEIERDLNYADVEFKKGRILMMSYLELENQLHETHHAILDAQISHLEALLNLLHITNEKDIIGTFKHAVQTFEYQLK; from the coding sequence ATGCGATACGATTCAAGTTCCGTTTTCGGGAGAATTCCTTTCTCTTCCGCGGATCAAATTCGATCAAAACAAAATATTCGAAAAATAATATATTCTGTATTTCTAATTTTATTTTTGCCGTTCGTGTCCGCGTATGCGGAATCGAACGAAACCCTGGACGTTCCCAGGATCGTCGGCTTGGCGGAAAAAAATTCTCCGTTGCTTTTGTCTTTGAACGCGGATTTGGAATCCCTGTTTTATCAGCGCAAACAACAGGGAAAAACGCAGAATCCGGCCGTGACGGTCGACTACGGACAAAGAAGCGCGGCCAACGAAAGCGGGGCGGAATATGCGCTTCAATTCGAACAGCCGATCTATTTTCCGGGAAGAAAAGAATTGCGTCAGCTTTTGGTGGATAACGATTCTCGAATCAAGGAAATCCAACTCGCGGAAGCTTCCAATTCCATCCGTTTTAACGCGGTAAAATTCGCGTATCGATATTTGGTTTCGGCGGGAAAACGGAATCACGTCAAGGAACGACTGAGAAGACTTTCGATTCTTGAAAGTTATATTCGCGCGAGACCGTTCATCACTCCTCAAGCCAAGACGGATCTGTTCATCATTCAAAGAAGAATTCTGGCGTTGAGAAAACATTTCAACGATCTCGAGCTGGATGCGAACAAACAATACGAGGCGATGAACTTGTATCTGATGTTGGAATCTTCTCCTTCGTTGCGGATTCCGTTTTTTTCCGAAGGTGTAAAGTTCGATTTCAACCGGCTGCAGACCAAAGCCGTTTCGCAAAATCTCAGTTTGATGGCCGCCAAGGGAGAAATCGAAAAGGCAAAGACCGAACTCAATCTTGCGACTTTGGAAAAATATCCCGATTACTCGATCATCAGTCAGGTGGGCGAGGACCGATCGGGAGTCGCGAACCGCTTTTACGATTTCGGTTTAAAATTTCGAATTCCGGTTTGGGATCAGTTTCAAAATAAGATTTCCGCAGCGGAAACGAACGTAAAGTCGAAACAAGGAATTCTTCAACATCAGGAGAATCTCGTAAAGACGTCTTTCAAGCAGGCGTTTCTCGATTACGAACAATCCAAGATCAATCTGAGGCTTTACGATCTTTCCAAGTTAGACGAAATTGAGCGCGATCTGAATTACGCGGACGTCGAGTTTAAAAAAGGAAGAATTTTGATGATGAGTTATTTGGAATTGGAAAATCAGCTTCATGAAACCCATCACGCGATTTTAGACGCGCAGATTTCCCATCTCGAAGCCTTGCTCAATCTTCTCCATATCACGAATGAAAAAGATATTATAGGAACCTTTAAACATGCTGTCCAGACTTTTGAATATCAGCTTAAGTAA
- a CDS encoding efflux RND transporter permease subunit, producing MLSRLLNISLSNPILSVGIVFFLFVYSFFTLKEVPIDAVPDITNVQVIVTVKTGSLDPEQVEKVVTFPLETELMGMPNLIDVRSVSKFGLSNISLIFKEGTDIYQARSMVLERLASAKEKLPNGISPTIVPNTTGLGEIFFYTVEAKPGSKLAFLPEKDLLLYLRTVQDYTVRPQLKALVPGIVEVDSNGGYEKEIHIDLNPFKMKSWGITIDQLIGELSTIGESFGGGFIENDGKVSIVRAYGIKKNLASLSEVTVKRTLTGSSICVGDIAEVKEHGKQRLGGASSEGKEIVLGTAMMLRGENSYRVNADLNQAVSRLNLPEDVQVRVLLERSFLIHSTIRTVIKNLAEGAILVVLTLFFILFNIKASVIVAMIIPGSMLLTAIFMKVFGISANLMSLGAIDFGLLVDASIVITENVLTRFEKTSFINREEKIKTILNASLEVLKPVSFGVVVIMLVYVPILTLDGIPGKMFRPMAETVLLALGFSLILAVFFLPPMLFFFISPSAQGQGAHREKKKSRIVTLYETYLPILLNKPKPIVIGSVVFFLLTLLIYFRMGTVFLPKLMEGDLMLVVVREGDISIEESLKEQKEVEKLLMEMPEVQSVFSRIGTSSVANDPMGTFNADTFILLKKKSLDDLLQAKNWEPFLDRIHKKVQDRFPSSELTLSQPLEARFNELLEGSRADISVRILGKDLNVLLGLQETLKETLHKIPGAAEVELDPIMALRKSRVIDITPDPSKLKYYNISLPSFNNVVESSMSGFELGGYYEEEVRFPIKIWLSEEFRNRESEISDIGVGTLDGGMIPIKLLASIDKKEKVMTISRNRSRRFVAVSVNLRGRDLEGFYSEAKDKISAMNIPQGYSVFWGGQIENLAKAKEKLSVILPSTLLMIFVVLYLGLRSVRQALLVFFCVPFALTGGIWFLFLRGMDLSVSAFVGCIALSGIAVLNGLVKLDTIHRIREEKNLSVRDAVLEGATSRIRPVIMTALVASFGFIPMAFGGGLGSEVQKPLATVVIGGIVSSTLLTLVILPVFYYWMEKNSEN from the coding sequence ATGCTGTCCAGACTTTTGAATATCAGCTTAAGTAATCCGATCCTTTCGGTCGGAATCGTATTTTTCTTATTCGTTTATTCCTTTTTCACTCTGAAAGAGGTTCCGATCGACGCGGTTCCGGACATCACGAACGTACAGGTAATCGTCACCGTAAAAACGGGTTCTCTCGATCCGGAACAAGTCGAAAAGGTCGTCACGTTTCCTCTCGAAACGGAACTGATGGGAATGCCGAATCTGATCGACGTCCGTTCCGTATCTAAATTCGGACTTTCTAATATATCTCTGATCTTTAAAGAAGGAACGGATATTTATCAGGCTCGCAGCATGGTTCTGGAGCGATTGGCGAGCGCCAAGGAGAAACTTCCCAACGGAATTTCTCCCACGATCGTTCCGAACACGACGGGTCTCGGAGAAATTTTCTTTTATACGGTCGAGGCAAAACCGGGAAGCAAACTCGCGTTTCTTCCGGAAAAGGATCTTCTGCTTTATTTAAGAACGGTTCAGGATTATACGGTTCGTCCTCAGTTGAAGGCGCTCGTTCCGGGGATCGTCGAAGTCGATTCCAACGGAGGATACGAAAAGGAAATTCATATCGATTTGAATCCTTTCAAGATGAAATCCTGGGGAATTACGATCGATCAGTTGATCGGAGAATTATCCACGATCGGTGAAAGTTTCGGAGGCGGTTTTATCGAAAACGACGGAAAGGTTTCGATCGTGCGCGCTTACGGGATCAAAAAGAATTTGGCTTCTTTGTCCGAGGTGACGGTTAAGAGAACTCTGACAGGATCTTCGATTTGTGTAGGCGACATCGCGGAGGTGAAGGAGCACGGTAAACAGCGATTAGGCGGAGCGAGCTCCGAAGGAAAGGAAATCGTTCTCGGAACTGCGATGATGCTCCGCGGTGAGAATAGCTATCGGGTGAACGCGGATTTGAATCAGGCGGTTTCGCGTCTGAATCTTCCCGAAGACGTTCAGGTTCGGGTTCTTTTGGAAAGATCCTTTTTGATCCACTCGACGATCAGAACCGTGATCAAGAATCTCGCCGAAGGAGCGATTCTTGTCGTTCTGACTTTGTTCTTTATTCTGTTCAACATCAAAGCCTCCGTAATCGTCGCGATGATCATCCCCGGTTCCATGTTGTTAACCGCCATCTTTATGAAGGTTTTCGGAATTTCCGCGAACCTCATGAGTTTGGGTGCGATCGATTTCGGTCTTCTCGTGGACGCTTCGATCGTGATCACCGAAAACGTTTTGACCCGTTTCGAAAAGACTTCGTTTATCAATCGGGAGGAAAAGATCAAAACGATTCTGAACGCTTCTCTGGAGGTTTTAAAACCGGTTTCGTTCGGAGTCGTCGTGATTATGCTTGTGTACGTTCCGATTTTAACGTTAGACGGAATACCGGGAAAGATGTTTCGTCCTATGGCCGAGACGGTCCTTCTCGCCTTGGGTTTCAGTTTGATTTTGGCGGTTTTCTTTTTGCCTCCGATGCTTTTCTTTTTCATTTCTCCGTCCGCTCAAGGGCAGGGCGCGCATCGAGAGAAGAAAAAAAGCAGGATCGTCACGCTATATGAAACCTATCTTCCGATTCTTTTGAACAAGCCGAAACCCATCGTGATCGGCTCGGTAGTATTCTTTCTTCTAACCTTACTGATCTACTTCAGGATGGGAACGGTCTTTCTTCCGAAGTTGATGGAGGGAGATTTGATGCTCGTCGTCGTTCGGGAAGGGGATATAAGCATCGAAGAAAGTCTGAAAGAACAAAAGGAAGTCGAAAAACTTCTCATGGAAATGCCCGAGGTGCAAAGCGTGTTTTCTAGAATCGGAACGAGTTCCGTTGCGAACGATCCGATGGGAACCTTCAACGCGGATACGTTCATCCTTCTTAAAAAGAAATCCTTGGACGATCTGCTTCAGGCAAAGAATTGGGAACCCTTTTTGGATCGGATTCATAAAAAGGTTCAGGATCGTTTTCCGAGTTCTGAATTGACGCTCAGTCAACCTTTGGAAGCGAGATTCAACGAACTTCTGGAAGGGAGCCGGGCCGACATCAGCGTTCGAATTTTAGGAAAGGATTTAAACGTTCTTTTAGGGCTGCAGGAAACCTTGAAGGAAACGCTTCATAAGATTCCCGGAGCTGCGGAGGTGGAACTCGATCCGATCATGGCCCTTCGGAAATCAAGAGTGATCGACATCACTCCGGACCCTTCTAAATTAAAATATTATAATATATCTCTTCCCTCGTTCAACAACGTGGTCGAATCTTCGATGAGCGGATTCGAGCTCGGAGGTTATTACGAGGAGGAAGTTCGGTTTCCGATTAAAATCTGGCTTTCGGAAGAATTCAGAAACAGGGAATCGGAAATCTCCGATATCGGAGTCGGCACGTTGGACGGAGGGATGATTCCGATTAAGCTTCTCGCTTCCATCGATAAAAAGGAAAAGGTCATGACGATTTCCAGGAACCGATCCAGAAGATTCGTCGCCGTATCGGTGAATCTTCGCGGAAGGGACTTGGAAGGATTTTATTCCGAAGCAAAGGATAAGATTTCCGCAATGAACATACCGCAGGGGTATTCGGTTTTTTGGGGAGGTCAGATCGAGAATCTTGCGAAAGCGAAGGAAAAGTTATCGGTCATTCTTCCTTCCACATTGTTGATGATCTTTGTAGTGTTGTATCTCGGATTGAGATCGGTTCGACAGGCGCTTCTTGTTTTCTTTTGTGTTCCGTTCGCTCTTACGGGAGGAATTTGGTTTTTATTTTTGCGAGGAATGGATCTAAGCGTTTCCGCTTTCGTGGGATGTATCGCGTTGTCCGGAATCGCCGTGTTAAACGGACTCGTTAAGTTGGATACGATTCATCGAATCCGAGAGGAAAAAAATCTTTCCGTGCGGGATGCGGTTTTGGAAGGTGCGACGAGCAGAATCCGTCCCGTAATCATGACGGCTCTTGTCGCTTCGTTCGGGTTTATTCCGATGGCGTTCGGCGGCGGCTTGGGTTCAGAGGTTCAGAAACCGTTGGCAACGGTCGTGATCGGAGGAATCGTTTCTTCCACTCTGCTTACGCTTGTCATTCTTCCCGTGTTCTATTATTGGATGGAAAAGAATTCAGAAAATTAG